Proteins encoded together in one Ipomoea triloba cultivar NCNSP0323 chromosome 4, ASM357664v1 window:
- the LOC116017865 gene encoding 15-cis-zeta-carotene isomerase, chloroplastic: MAASSIFLSNPFLNLPKPRTSTRLSSPSPFSSSRTNGLAKPFRVEIPVLYPKNRRKLPLLLVGVVGKTREEAEAEAGSVVGEDSAEFELSKQKISSWVYFTVILGVVLYALNLLWIDNSTGFGKSFIYTVSALSDSHEIVMFALTLIFAIVHSGLASFRDQGERLIGERAFRVLFAGISLPLAVSTVVYFINHRYDGVELWQLQSFPGLHQFVWLSNFISFFFLYPSTFNLLEVAAVDKPKMHLWETGIMRITRHPQMVGQVMWCLAHTLWIGNSVAVAASLGLIGHHLFGAWNGDRRLAIRYGEAFEAVKNRTSIIPFAAIVDGRQKLPKDYYKEFIRLPYLSITVLTLGAYFAHPLMQAASFRLHW; encoded by the exons ATGGCAGCTTCCTCCATTTTCCTCTCAAACCCATTCCTTAATCTACCCAAGCCAAGAACAAGTACAAGACTATCATCCCcttctcctttttcttcttcGAGGACTAATGGACTCGCCAAGCCTTTCCGGGTAGAAATCCCTGTGTTGTATCCCAAGAATCGGAGGAAACTCCCGCTGTTACTAGTGGGTGTGGTGGGTAAAACGCGGGAAGAGGCAGAAGCGGAGGCGGGGAGTGTGGTGGGGGAGGATTCCGCGGAATTCGAGTTGTCGAAACAGAAGATTTCATCTTGGGTTTACTTCACTGTAATTCTTGGCGTTGTTCTCTATGCTCTCAATTTGCTATGGATTGATAACTCTACCGGCTTTGGCAAAAGCTTCATCTACACCGTTTCCGCTCTCTCAGACAGTCATGAG ATTGTAATGTTCGCCCTTACTCTTATTTTTGCAATAGTACACAGTGGTCTTGCTAGTTTTAGAGACCAAGGTGAAAGACTCATAGGAGAGCGTGCTTTCCGTGTATTGTTTGCTGGGATATCTCTTCCATTGGCTGTTAGCACTGTT GTGTATTTTATTAACCACCGATATGATGGAGTAGAGTTATGGCAATTACAGAGCTTTCCAGGGCTGCATCAGTTTGTTTGGTTatctaatttcatttcttttttcttcctctACCCATCGACATTTAATCTGTTAGAGGTTGCAGCTGTAGATAAGCCAAAGATGCATCTTTGGGAAACTGGGATCATGAGAATTACTAGGCACCCCCAG ATGGTCGGGCAGGTGATGTGGTGCCTTGCTCACACTCTATGGATTGGGAACTCGGTTGCTGTGGCGGCATCCTTGGGTTTGATAGGGCACCATTTGTTTGGAGCGTGGAATGGGGACCGGAGGCTGGCAATCCGATATGGCGAGGCATTTGAAGCTGTGAAGAATAGAACAAGCATCATTCCATTTGCAGCAATTGTAGATGGTCGCCAGAAGTTGCCAAAAGATTATTACAAAGAATTTATTAGATTGCCATACTTGTCCATAACAGTATTGACATTAGGTGCCTACTTTGCCCACCCACTCATGCAGGCTGCTAGCTTCAGGCTTCACTGGTAG